In the Malassezia vespertilionis chromosome 3, complete sequence genome, one interval contains:
- a CDS encoding DNA-directed RNA polymerase (COG:B; COG:K; EggNog:ENOG503NYR7), with protein sequence MARQCQRRVGAHGQDGKVQLSDTVVALRRSWKFAAVCQFLFTFDEALGLDGFQTPRLETALDCGDMRYLSWLIVLLLQRLALGRSIDAGTWEVLLRRQWNARLLEEHVQLLGTEEEPIAWTTLPMSAKVDTLHALCEWQMERPERLRAPTESDDDAVSWRVDPAGWDRQGNTYWLFDGALRPLLTLDNRLWIQRPKQPLKRKAAPKNTAKNARSRTSGRRSSRIQPAKVTQEEAFGADSDLSQLSEEEEEEREKEDWVEWEAIAIDRTGWDTFAARFAGSKHPDERSLHSYISKEVYPRVLEVMNGEERKAALEAAMASRKRSSRIAMKESEREVKEREDAEHMAERARVAAVRAQERDDAAHSELEQTVRKSREERLREREERLLLRERMLIERAQREEEDKQYATQNASERGHGHATQQAMSWQQDTPSLSPCLTQSTPSSQTQPMQSIYPHAAPPALQPMPMLARPHATISAPLLPTSMASAALPVDARAFPPPTLSMSAAPILNLRPSPPVYNVLPQLHAPSAMPKDAKPVFAPHTPQAMSPAAPSHTTPFPSEPAPSVAEQPPSTPKPLVSKRQSPGTVSPNSHHRRAPSGSFPLRSMTDRSPLSRSMDGIDDAQEHRLA encoded by the exons ATGGCGCGCCAATGCCAGCGTCGGGTCGGGGCACATGGCCAGGACGGAAAAGTGCAGCTCAGTGACACCGTAGTggctttgcggcgcagttGGAAATTTGCTGCTGTGTGCCAGTTTCTGTTCACGTTTGACGAGGCACTTGGCCTGGACGGGTTCCAAACACCA CGTTTGGAAACCGCGCTGGACTGCGGGGATATGCGCTACCTATCGTGGCTGATTGTGCTGCTTTTGCAAAGGCTTGCGCTAGGGCGCAGCATTGATGCTGGGACGTGGGAAGtgttgctgcgcaggcaaTGGAACGCACGCCTCCTCGAAGAGCATGTtcagctgctcggcaccgAAGAGGAGCCCATTGCGTGGACTACATTGCCGATGTCCGCCAAAGTAGACACTTTGCATGCGCTATGCGAATGGCAGATGGAGCGGCCTGAacggctgcgcgcgcccacAGAGtcggacgacgacgcggtCAGCTGG CGTGTGGATCCTGCAGGGTGGGACCGCCAAGGGAATACCTACTGGCTGTTTGATGGTGCGTTGCGCCCGCTGCTCACGCTAGATAACCGACTTTGGATCCAGCGCCCTAAGCAGCCTCTCAAGCGCAAAGCCGCGCCTAAAAACACCGCCAAAAATGCGCGTTCACGGACAAGTGggcgccgctcctcgcgcatcCAGCCGGCCAAGGTGACGCAAGAGGAGGCGTTTGGCGCTGACTCTGACCTCTCGCAGCTCtccgaggaggaggaggaggagaGAGAGAAGGAGGATTGGGTCGAATGGGAAGCGATTGCCATTGATCGTACAGGATGGGATACATTTGCCGCTCGCTTTGCAGGCTCCAAACACCccgacgagcgcagcttgcACAGTTATATATCAAAAGAGGTATATCCCCGCGTATTGGAAGTGATGAACGGCGAGGAGCGTAAAGCCGCACTCGAGGCCGCGATGGCTAGCCGTAAGCGATCGAGCCGTATTGCAATGAAGGAAAGTGAACGCGAAgtcaaggagcgcgaggacgCGGAGCATATGGCggaacgcgcgcgcgttgctgctgtgcgtgcacaagAGCGCGATGATGCCGCGCATTCTGAGCTGGAGCAAACAGTGCGCAAGAGCCGCGAAGAGCGGCTCAGAGAGCGTGAGGAGCGtttgcttttgcgcgagcgtATGCTGATTGAGCGTGCACAGAGAGAGGAAGAGGACAAGCAGTATGCGACGCAAAATGCAagcgagcgcggccatgGGCATGCAACGCAGCAGGCCATGTCGTGGCAGCAGGACACGCCAAGCCTTAGCCCGTGCCTGACGCAGTCTACGCCGAGCTCACAGACGCAACCAATGCAGTCCATTTACCCACACGCCGCTCCGCCAGCGTTGCAGCCCATGCCGATGCTTGCAAGACCTCATGCAACGAtatctgcgccgcttctgCCTACCAGTATGGCTTCCGCCGCACTGCCCGTAGATGCACGGGCTTTCCCTCCCCCCACACTCTCCATGAGTGCGGCGCCAATTTTGAATCTGCGCCCTTCGCCGCCCGTGTACAATGTATTGCCGCAGCTTCATGCGCCGTCTGCAATGCCCAAGGATGCGAAGCCAGTTTTCGCTCCGCATACCCCACAGGCCATGTCGCCCGCTGCACCGTCGCACACTACGCCTTTTCCAAGCGAGCCTGCACCGAGCGTTGCAGAACAGCCGCCGAGCACCCCAAAGCCACTTGTGTCCAAGCGGCAGTCCCCGGGCACTGTCTCGCCTAACTCACACCATAGACGAGCGCCGAGTGGGAGCTTTccgttgcgcagcatgaCGGACCGCTCGCCGCTTTCCCGCAGCATGGATGGCatcgacgatgcgcaggaACATAGACTGGCGTAG
- the CKB1 gene encoding casein kinase 2 regulatory subunit (COG:D; COG:K; COG:T; EggNog:ENOG503NXI9): protein MVSETETPSESGTEGLTWISWFCSLPSHQYFAEVAEEFIEDDFNLTGLNFLVPFYKEALEMILDIEPQEDSLKIPDVSIVESSAELLYGLIHQRYVITRQGLQQMVEKHEEGHFGVCPRVYCNTQLVLPCGRSDLPGLDTVKLYCPNCQDTYTPPSSRFHGIDGAFFGTTFPHLLMQCYRDLAPSIIAPPSQNIDEEGMDTQPMELSPSSSLTVPEKKRTKTCELVPARLGRKAPQTSIYIPRIYGFRVSEFALSGPRMQWMRMRPHSLQALEEA, encoded by the exons ATGGTat CAGAAACAGAGACTCCTTCCGAGAGCGGCACCGAAGGACTCACGTGGATTTCCTGGTTTTGCTCTCTGCCCAGCCACCAATATTTTGCCGAAGTGGCGGAAGAGTTCATTGAAGACGATTTTAATCTGACGGGCCTGAATTTCCTGGTGCCGTTTTACAAAGAGGCACTGGAGATGATTCTCGATATCGAGCCGCAGGAAGACTCGCTCAAAATTCCCGACGTGTCGATCGTCGAGTCGAGTGCGGAGCTTTTGTATGGACTGATACATCAACGCTACGTTATTACTCGGCAGGGCCTGCAGCAAATGGTCGAGAAGCACGAGGAGGGGCACTTTGGTGTATGCCCACGTGTCTATTGCAACACACAGCTCGTGCTCCCTTGTGGACGCTCGGACTTGCCGGGGCTCGATACGGTCAAGCTATACTGCCCCAATTGCCAAGATACCTATACACCACCCAGCAGTCGCTTCCACGGGATTGACGGCGCATTTTTTGGCACCACGTTTCCACACCTGTTGATGCAGTGTTACCGCGATTTGGCGCCATCCATCATTGCGCCACCTTCTCAGAATATCGACGAAGAGGGAATGGACACGCAGCCTATGGAGCTCTCGCCTTCCTCTTCATTGACCGTGCCAGAAAAGAAACGCACCAAAACCTGCGAACTCGTACCggcgcgacttggacgaaAGGCGCCACAGACGAGCATATATATCCCACGCATCTATGGGTTCCGCGTGAGCGAATTTGCGCTCAGCGGGCCGCGTATGCAATGGATGCGTATGCGCCCTCATAGCCTGCAAGCCTTGGAAGAGGCGTAG
- a CDS encoding uncharacterized protein (EggNog:ENOG503NZK8; COG:U; COG:Y), producing the protein MQLRSVYSGAARNTTPQVTPQCSISTRSDASLGAPVQFLHFAHHGARILCALRNGLLVVYETDAPTNKQVIAPPVQGAHITGLAPNPELDSLCIVMYNEHSTTALGGSAHLLDFIEGQWRTTLLASGATACDWSTKGKQLVLGCANGEIVQLTPQGETKATLPPPPESDRALYVEDIRWLENHVFIATYNTQITSTEEAVHEYDAFILLRDLKANSVVYAALPFDVAPPFGDTGRWGHRYLAALRNWSPEKHILFVGNAPSTDIGVIGCTMKGEGVDAWETLELEETSRPVLPFSSVDDTADTAPVGLAFDLTATTPVPDPNASAKGLDSSATLPPAPVLLVYTSDGVLLAYNVINTDTAEAYPGMITPGFTAQAQTQSADPTPAFGAAKVPAFGQTPAQSTGFGTFGGAKSSFGSAGASESAPIDASPAFGQPSAFGQSSAFGQPSAFGQPSAFGQSSAFGQPSAFGQPSAFGQSSAFGQPSAFGQAATQNPVSAGSAFSSMAGKPTGFGAIGNSGQTPVFGSGGTFQKVSAFQNVTPTPKVQSTDTNMDAEPVQDKSGLAAKDTFSFGNVSEAMDAKGTATTHQSPVPPKASDTLPSFTTQHNASTAFSFGQGSSQAKEKLTRDTQKEDGDAKSEKKGASAFFFAQTNNEISASPSAKDENKDAPVFSFAKKDDEKKDAPNFSFAKKDGDKDTSAFSFAKKDDVKSTSAFSFAKHDKENASNFSTAKKDDEANAPVFSFAKDEKKEDSVFSFSKTDDKKNAPAFSCAKKDDEKFADTAFSSTKNDTMEDMNKTPASVSFAKEATTASSVKSDDVENNVKASNAPSTSFTPEDKVVSADSIASKKDEKEVASVLPAKEDEKAASLADTSVEEGLGKVASATPLPTADDNANQSFAFPSAKRDEENKEVPAFSFAKNDEKKDAPAFSFTKKDEKKDAPAFSFTQKNDEKKDAPASSFTQKNDEKKDASAFSFTQKEDEKKDAPAFSFTQKDNDKTATSAFSFAKEPKHQVSSAFSLPKQESSATSAFSFASKSDKPTTFGSAAYSQPTRTQSINAKKSETSASGSHLQRPDSDLTCKPHEGSAKLSPSHAADAMQGDNSSVMAAIPKQAAQVGILLNNTTLPTVNLRTTSIPDVSEEKGELQQEFAKIYLQLNAELKELQATAQHLAAFYDKLRTPSQPPKTLAGTADDWSFGDISALSPIMQSLAQDIAQVNSASINSQQLLAHIQSAELKAEIKRDETARFLRARQDPAFAKLLRVRHLGPEHLENQQRLRRATHSIRDRMQELGECLQMIKTQISNQKQGRTSFRAPSLDSIHRSAENISVLALHRLVELDRLSTELAEFRPRAAVSRASAEPAMKITDTLSNVASLASALPTLHADPVVASECMTARAAQTNALDALLKARTKPLTTKASDIVPEHVAEEAFQLSIPRHPIHVCTTTRPAPAPASAPASAPASESSAPALESPAETQEAPPRPSFFATATPGKGRVELEPKQPERPSQRFFSSMASNRSAFDSASRSIPTEYTTFEGLVLPHRIVPSGNMTLEEFVRQQDSEEEAADEEDEYDEDLYDEDLYDEDDGYDEYEEEEDEVD; encoded by the exons ATG CAACTGCGCTCCGTGTATtcgggcgcggcgcgaaatACAACACCTCAAGTGACGCCGCAGTGCTCCATCTCGacacgcagcgacgccTCACTCGGTGCTCCAGTCCAGTTTTTGCACTTTGCACATCACGGAGCGCGGATTCTTTGCGCACTCCGAAATGGACTGCTTGTTGTGTACGAGACAGATGCGCCTACAAACAAGCAGGTCATTGCTCCGCCTGTACAGGGCGCACACATTACAGGACTCGCGCCCAATCCTGAGCTTGATTCTTTGTGCATTGTGATGTACAATGAACATTCCACAACAGCACTGGGTGGCTCGGCACACCTGCTGGATTTTATCGAGGGCCAGTGGCGCACGACATTGCTTGCGTCCGGCGCGACTGCTTGCGATTGGTCGACAAAGGGAAAGCAGTTGGTCCTTGGTTGTGCGAACGGAGAGATTGTGCAGCTCACCCCACAAGGAGAAACAAAGGCTACGCTCCCTCCGCCGCCCGAAAGCGATCGCGCACTGTATGTGGAAGATATACGTTGGCTTGAAAACCATGTGTTTATCGCGACGTACAATACACAAATCACGAGCACGGAAGAAGCAGTGCACGAGTACGATGCCTTTATCCTTTTGCGCGACTTGAAAGCCAATAGTGTTGTGTATGCAGCGCTCCCGTTTGACGTGGCGCCGCCGTTTGGCGATACGGGCCGGTGGGGACATCGGTACCTCGCGGCACTGCGTAATTGGAGTCCAGAGAAACACATTCTGTTTGTTGGGAATGCGCCCAGTACGGATATCGGCGTGATAGGATGTACAATGAAAGGCGAAGGCGTCGACGCTTGGGAGACGCTCGAACTGGAAGAGACTTCGCGGCCTGTCCTCCCTTTTTCCTCGGTCGACGACACAGCAGATACAGCGCCGGTTGGACTGGCATTTGATCTCACAGCGACTACGCCGGTACCAGATCCCAATGCATCTGCAAAGGGGCTGGATTCTAGCGCGACACTGCCTCCGGCGCCGGTCCTGTTGGTGTATACAAGCGATGGTGTTCTTTTGGCGTACAATGTCATCAATACGGACACTGCAGAGGCGTACCCCGGAATGATTACGCCGGGATTtacggcgcaggcgcagacgcagagCGCAGATCCAACACCTGCTTTTGGCGCTGCCAAGGTGCCGGCTTTTGGGCAGACACCTGCGCAATCCACTGGATTTGGCACCTTTGGAGGGGCAAAGTCATCATTTGGGTCTGCTGGCGCAAGCGAAAGCGCGCCTATTGATGCTTCCCCTGCCTTTGGTCAGCCTTCTGCCTTTGGTCAGTCTTCTGCCTTTGGTCAGCCATCTGCCTTTGGTCAGCCTTCAGCATTTGGACAGTCTTCTGCCTTTGGTCAGCCTTCAGCATTCGGTCAGCCTTCAGCATTCGGACAGTCTTCAGCATTTGGACAGCCTTCGGCATTTGGACAGGCTGCAACGCAAAATCCAGTTAGCGCAGGCTCTGCATTTAGTTCTATGGCTGGCAAACCGACAGGGTTTGGCGCTATTGGGAACTCGGGACAGACGCCTGTGTTTGGGTCAGGTGGCACTTTCCAAAAAGTTTCTGCTTTTCAAAATGTCACACCGACTCCCAAGGTACAGTCTACTGATACAAATATGGATGCAGAACCTGTGCAGGACAAATCTGGATTGGCAGCAAAGGACACATTTTCGTTTGGTAATGTAAGCGAAGCTATGGATGCAAAGGGAACCGCCACTACTCACCAGAGTCCTGTTCCGCCCAAAGCAAGCGACACTTTACCTTCCTTTACGACCCAGCACAATGCATCCACAGCGTTCTCGTTTGGACAGGGTTCCTCGCAGGCAAAGGAGAAGCTTACTCGAGACACTCAAAAAGAGGACGGTGACGCAAAAAGTGAAAAGAAGGGTGCTTCTGCATTTTTCTTTGCGCAGACGAATAACGAGATATCTGCTTCTCCGTCTGCCAAAGATGAGAACAAAGACGCTCCAGTTTTTTCATTTGCCAAGAAGGACGACGAAAAGAAAGATGCGCCTAATTTCTCGTTTGCCAAAAAGGATGGCGACAAGGACACTTCTGCCTTTTCTTTTGCTAAGAAGGATGATGTAAAGAGCACTTCTGCATTTTCGTTCGCCAAGCACGATAAGGAAAATGCCTCTAATTTTTCTACTGCCAAGAAAGACGACGAAGCGAATGCACCTGTCTTTTCCTTCGCAAAGGACGAGAAGAAAGAAGACTCTGTTTTTTCGTTTTCAAAAACTGACGACAAAAAAAATGCTCCTGCATTCTCTTGTGCCAAGAAGGATGACGAGAAATTTGCTGACACTGCGTTTTCATCCACAAAGAACGACACGATGGAGGACATGAACAAAACCCCTGCTTCAGTTTCTTTTGCAAAGGAAGCAACCACAGCTTCGAGTGTAAAGAGCGACGATGTGGAGAACAATGTGAAGGCATCGAATGCGCCTTCTACTTCTTTTACGCCAGAAGACAAAGTTGTATCTGCCGATTCGATTGCAAGTAAGAAAGACGAAAAGGAGGTCGCTTCTGTTCTGCCTGCAAAGGAAGACGAAAAGGCAGCATCTCTAGCCGACACGTCTGTCGAAGAAGGCCTCGGAAAGGTTGCGTCAGCTACACCATTGCCTACGGCTGACGATAATGCCAATCAATCTTTTGCTTTTCCGTCTGCAAAGAGAGATGAAGAGAACAAAGAGGTTCCTGCTTTTTCATTTGCTAAGAACGACGAAAAGAAGGATGCCCCTGCTTTTTCATTCACCAAAAAGGACGAGAAAAAGGACGCCCCTGCTTTTTCGTTCACCCAGAAGAACGACGAAAAGAAGGACGCCCCTGCTTCTTCATTTACCCAGAAGAACGACGAAAAGAAGGACGCCTCTGCTTTTTCGTTCACTCAGAAGGAGGACGAGAAAAAAGATGCTCCTGCTTTTTCATTTACCCAGAAGGATAACGACAAGACTGCTACTTCTGCTTTCTCTTTTGCAAAAGAACCAAAACATCAAGTTTCTTCTGCTTTTTCATTGCCCAAGCAAGAAAGCAGCGCTACTTCGGCGTTTTCCTTTGCTTCAAAAAGTGACAAGCCTACCACCTTTGGCTCCGCTGCTTACTCGCAGCCGACACGGACGCAATCCATAAATGCAAAGAAGTCGGAAACGTCAGCTTCTGGTTCTCACTTGCAGCGCCCAGACTCTGACTTGACTTGCAAACCGCATGAAGGCAGCGCCAAGCTTTCGCCCAGCCATGCGGCAGACGCAATGCAAGGAGACAACTCTTCTGTCATGGCCGCTATACCGAaacaagcagcgcaggtCGGCATTTTGTTGAACAATACTACACTACCTACCGTCAACCTCCGTACTACTTCCATTCCCGACGTTTCAGAGGAGAAGGGAGAATTGCAGCAAGAGTTTGCCAAAATTTACTTGCAATTAAATGCCGAACTCAAGGAACTGCAAGCCACTGCACAGCACCTTGCTGCATTTTATGACAAATTGCGCACGCCATCGCAGCCGCCAAAGACACTGGCCGGCACTGCAGACGATTGGAGCTTTGGCGATATCTCTGCATTGTCACCCATTATGCAGTCCCTTGCACAGGACATTGCACAAGTAAATTCGGCTAGCATCAACAGCCAGCAACTGCTTGCCCATATCCAAAGTGCCGAGCTCAAAGCCGAGAtcaagcgcgacgagacAGCGCGgttcttgcgcgcacgtcAAGATCCTGCATTTGCCAAGCTGCTCCGTGTACGCCACTTGGGACCCGAGCACCTAGAAAATCAGCAGAgactgcggcgcgccacaCATTCGATCCGCGACCGGATGCAAGAGCTCGGAGAATGTCTACAAATGATCAAGACGCAGATATCGAATCAAAAACAAGGCCGTACTTCGTTCCGTGCACCTTCTTTGGACTCTATTCATCGCTCTGCCGAAAACATTAGCGTGCTTGCATTGCATCGCCTTGTTGAGCTCGATCGTTTGTCTACAGAACTAGCCGAATTTCGCCCGCGTGCAGCTGTATCGCGCGCCAGTGCCGAGCCTGCCATGAAAATAACAGACACTTTGAGCAATGTGGCATCGTTGGCCAGTGCATTGCCGACACTGCACGCAGACCCTGTGGTGGCATCGGAATGTATGACAGCCCGTGCTGCGCAGACAaatgcgctggatgcgcttTTAAAAGCACGCACGAAGCCGTTGACGACCAAGGCGAGCGATATTGTGCCTGAACACGTTGCCGAGGAAGCATTTCAGCTTTCCATTCCAAGGCACCCCATCCATGTGTGCACGACGACGCgtcctgctcctgcgcctgcttctGCACCTGCTtctgcgcctgcttctGAGTCttctgcgcctgcgctcgagtcgcCTGCAGAGACTCAAGAAGCACCACCAAGGCCAAGCTTCTTTGCGACTGCGACTCCTGGCAAAGGCCGTGTCGAGCTTGAACCAAAACAGCCAGAGCGCCCATcgcagcgcttcttttccagTATGGCCAGCAACCGGAGTGCCTTTGACTCTGCATCGCGGTCCATTCCTACCGAGTACACCACGTTCGAAGGCCTTGTTCTCCCACACCGCATAGTACCGTCTGGCAATATGACTTTGGAAGAGTTTGTCAGACAACAAGACTCGGAAGAGGAAGCAGCAGATGAAGAAGACGAATACGATGAGGATTTGTATGATGAGGATTTGTATGATGAGGACGATGGGTATGATGAAtacgaggaagaggaggacgaggtAGATTAG
- the TAD3 gene encoding tRNA-specific adenosine deaminase subunit tad3 (COG:A; EggNog:ENOG503NW8T), with translation MALALGLGSLFNHAPSANVSFALDRREQCIRYRTVKDIAADEELCICYGAGRMWWEDGISETQSETSEGDECALFGRLDPTAPILKAPVDFAYDAPLWRITSAPDPRTMPMETCTAWAMNVEPRVCSSVARRLQSLAKDHQLACSEGPFALRHLRTFRKAAQVTPLDTDANLPAVHTPTDALAVLVARQEAHSPTALKMLLIEALGDLTDVHLYPVCVPVIAAPSRARLHEWSAVWPCMFLPPGAGIPTRGAIPGSDAARAASLVDRTADAGMWKLDAVECVRNAFERCLETARMARKKGQVPVAAFVTSDPLGGGEEHIEADAYDTRIAERHPLRHAVPNVVRAVADVRATQRNATNAANGQDYLLSNLALFITHEPCVYCAMALVHSRAQVGFAAHMQDSTACLHASVAKTAAHLRFRSRAD, from the exons ATGGCCCTTGCACTTGGACTTGGCTCGCTTTTTAAtcatgcgccgagcgcgaacGTGTCTTTTGCGTTGGATCGCCGCGAGCAATGCATCCGGTATCGCACCGTAAAAGATATTGCtgccgacgaggagctATGTATTTGTTATGGAGCTGGGCGGATGTGGTGGGAGGATGGCATCTCCGAGACTCAATCAGAAACGTCTGAGGGAGACGAATGTGCACTCTTTGGCCGATTAGACCCTACTGCTCCTATCCTTAAAGCGCCGGTGGATTTTGCTTACGACGCTCCGCTATGGCGCATAACAAGTGCACCAGATCCTCGCACCATGCCAATGGAAACATGCACTGCTTGGGCTATGAATGTagagccgcgcgtgtgctcCAGCGttgcgcgtcgcttgcagTCGCTTGCAAAGGACCACCAGCTTGCTTGCAGTGAAGGgccttttgcgctgcgtcaCTTGCGCACATTCCGCAAAGCAGCACAAGTCACTCCGCTTGACACAGATGCAAATTTACCAGCGGTGCATACTCCCACggacgcgctcgccgtgctggtCGCACGACAAGAAGCGCACTCGCCCACCGCGCTGAAAATGCTCTTGATCGAAGCATTGGGCGACTTGACCGACGTTCATTTGTACCCAGTATGTGTACCTGTCATTGCAGCACCAAgccgtgcgcgcctgcacgaATGGTCTGCAGTATGGCCGTGCATGTTTTTGCCTCCAGGAGCAGGGATTCCtacacgcggcgcaatccctggcagcgacgcagcacgcgcagcttcgCTGGTCGATCGCACAGCGGACGCAGGGATGTGGAAGCTGGATGCAGTCGAGTGCGTACGGAACGCATTTGAGCGCTGCTTGGAAACAGCACGCATGGCACGAAAAAAGGGACAAGTGCCTGTTGCCGCGTTTGTCACTTCCGATCCACTTGGCGGAGGGGAAGAACATATCGAGGCCGACGCTTACGATACTCGCATTGCAGAGCGTCATCCACTCCGTCATGCAGTGCCAAACGTGGTGCGCGCAGTTGccgacgtgcgcgccaCGCAACGCAACGCTACAAATGCAGCGAATGGGCAAGACTATTTATTGTCGAATCTTGCTCTTTTCATCACGCATGAGCCTTGCGTCTATTGTGCCATGGCGCTTGTCCACTCGCGC GCGCAGGTGGgttttgcggcgcacatgcagGACAGCACGGCTTGTCTGCATGCATCGGTGGCCAAGACGGCGGCCCATTTACGATTCAGGAGCAGAGCGGACTGA